The genomic stretch CCGGCAGGGCCGGAACCGAGGATGATCACTCGCGAATGACGGACTTCAGACATGGACCTGCTCCTGTAGACCGGCCAAAACCTCTGGCGCGGACGCCGGATTGCCGGCGGGAATAAAAAAGGACTGTGGATAACCTTGGGGAAGGCATTGGCTCGACAGTCCTGCAAAAAGTTGGGTGCAGCGTATCGAGGGGGGCAAGATTAAGGAAATACGGTTTAACAATCCAGCTCATAGGTGGCCTCTATGCCGACGCACTGACGAGCCGGCCGTCTTTGTTACAGTGAATGTCGATCCCGCCGCCGCGCTTTCGCCCACCGGGCAAAGCCGGTAAGGTCGGCGCGTTTTCCCTTGCTCGGAGCCCGATATGCCCGCCCCTGTCCTGTCCGGACCGCAATACCTGCGCGAAGGCCTGAAACTGGTCCTCAGCCCCGGCCTGCGCCTGTTCGTGCTGTTGCCGCTGGCGATCAACCTGGTGCTGTTCGTCGGATTGATCTACCTGGCCGGCCATCAGTTCAGCCTGTGGGTCGACTCCCTGATGCCGTCGCTGCCCGACTGGCTGGGCTTTCTCAGCTATATCCTGTGGCCCCTGTTCGTGGTGCTGGTGGCCCTGATGGTGTTCTTCACCTTCACGATGCTGGCCAACGTCATCGCGGCGCCGTTCAACGGCTTCCTGGCGGAAAAGGTCGAAGTGGTGGTGCGCGGCACCGACGACTTCCCGGCCTTCAGCTGGGGCGAACTGATCGCCATGGTGCCGCGCACCCTGGCCCGGGAGATGCGCAAGCTCGGCTACTTCCTGCCCCGGGCGGCGGGGCTGTTCATCCTTTCGTTCATCCCGGTGGTGAACATCGTCGCAGCGCCGCTGTGGCTGCTGTTCGGGGTGTGGATGATGGCGATCCAGTACATCGACTACCCGGCGGACAACCACAAGCTGGGCTGGAACGAAATGCTCGCCTGGCTGCGGCAGAAGCGTTGGCAGAGCATGAGCTTCGGCGGGGTCGTCTACCTGGCGCTGATGATTCCTTTGGTGAACATCCTGATGATGCCGGCGGCCGTGGCCGGCGCGACGCTGTTCTGGGTGCGCGAGCGCGGTGCCGAGCGTCTGGCCACCCCTGCCTGAGCCGGGCCCGGCCGGTCACAAATCCATCATCCGGGTGTCACAACCGCGACATGGCCCCAGCCGACACTGGGGCCATGACGACAGCTCTGCACATCACCCTGATCAGCGAAACCTACCCTCCCGAAATCAACGGGGTGGCCAATACCCTGGGTCGCCTGTGCGAAGGCCTGCGCGCGCGCGGGCACCGGGTGGAACTGGTGCGCCCGCGCCAGGGCGACGATCCCCAGCACAGCGCTGACGACGGGGTGCTGCTGTGCCGGGGCTGGCCGTTGCCGGGTTATCCCGGGCTGCAATGGGGACAGTCGTCGATGCACAAGCTGCTGCGCCGCTGGAAACGCCAACGCCCGGACGTGCTGTACATCGCCACCGAAGGCCCGCTCGGGCTGTCGGCGCTGCGTGCGGCACGGCGCCTGGGGATCGCGGTGGTGAGCGGCTTCCACACCAATTTCCAGCAGTACACCCACCAGTACGGGTTCAGCCTGCTGACGCGGCTGCTGACCCATTACCTGCGATGGTTCCACAACCGCTCGGCGCTGACGCTGGTGCCCAGCGTCAGCCAGCGCCTGGAGCTGGAGCGCCGCCATTTCGACCGGCTGGCGCTGCTGTCGCGAGGGGTGGACAGCCAGTTGTTCCACCCGGCCAAACGCCTGGATGCCTTGCGTGCGCAGTGGGGCCTGGGCGAGCAGGACATCGCGGTGATTTACGTCGGAAGACTGGCCGCCGAGAAAAACCTCGGCCTGCTGGGACGCAGCTTCGAACGGCTGCGCAGCACTTATCCGCAACGCCGAGCGAAGCTGATCGTGGTCGGCGACGGCCCGCTGCGCAACGCACTGGAAAAGCAACTGCCCGAGGCCATCTTCTGCGGCTCGCAACGCGGCGAAGCGCTGGCGGCGCACTATGCGTCGGGGGACATCTTTCTGTTCCCCAGCCTCACCGAAACCTTCGGCAACGTGGTGCTCGAAGCCTTGGCCTCAGGCCTGGGCGTGGTGGCTTACGATCAGGCTGCGGCGGCGCAGCACATCCGCCATGGCTACAACGGCGTGCTGGCGATGCCGGGCGACGAGGAGGCGTTCTGCGAGGCGGCGGCCTGGTTGCTGGAAGAGCGGGAAACCCTGCGTTCCGTGCGCCTGAATGCGCGTCAGCATGCCAGCCGTCAGGGCTGGGCGACCATCGTCGAGCAGTTCGAAGGGCATCTGCGCGGGGCGTGCGCCGCAGAGCATGCGGTGCCGAACGCGCAGACATTGCCCTGATCCGGGCAGACCTCTTCGTCGGATCGCCGCCCGGCGCAAGCCCGCTCCCACAGGTCTCTCGGGTGCCCGGTGGCCACCGAGCCCGTTGCGGGAGCCCGCCTGCCGGCGCCAGTGAAGGCGCCGCTTACACCAGCGTCATCAACGCCTCGCGGCTGAACGGCAGAATCTCCTGTTCGCGGCCTTCGCGGACTTTCTGCGCCCAGTCCGGATCCACCAGCAACGCACGTCCCACCGCCACCAGATCGAACTCGTCGTTGTTCAGGCGCTCCAGCAGTTTTTCCAGGCTGGCGGGCTGGGCGACCTTGTCGGTGTTGACCATGAACTGCAGGAACTCGCCGTCCAGCCCGACGCTGCCGACGGTGATGGTCGGCTTGCCGGTCAGTTGGCGGGTCCAGCCGGCCAGGTTCAGGTCGGAGCCTTCGAACTCAGGCTCCCAGAAACGGCGGGTCGAGCAATGGAAGATGTCCACGCCGGCGTCGGCCAGCGGCTTGAGGAATTCACCCAGCGCCTCGGGGGTCTGCACCAGACGCGCGGTGTAGTCCTGCTGCTTCCACTGGGAGAAACGGAAGATGATCGGGAAGCCTTCGCCGACCGCCGCACGCACGGCGCGGATCAGCTCGATGGCGAACCGCGAACGGTTGGCCAGGTCGCCGCCGTACTCATCGGTGCGCTGGTTGCTGCCTTCCCAGAAGAACTGGTCGATCAGGTAGCCGTGGGCGCCGTGGATCTCCACGCCGTCCATGCCGATGCTTTGCGCATCCTTGGCGGCCTGGGCGAAGGCGGCGATCACCTCCTGAATGTCTTGCTTGCTCATGCCGTGCACCACGACCTGGCCGTCCTTGAGCTTCTGCGACGGGCCGTAGCCCGGCACACTGGCGTCCGGCTCGGTGCCCAGGCGCCGCACGTTGCCCACGTGCCACAGCTGCGGAACGATCTTGCCGCCTTCGGCGTGCACCGCGTCCACGACTTTCTTCCAGCCGGCCAACGCCGCCTCGCCATAGAAGTGCGGCACGTTCGGATAGCCGTTGGAGGCCTGGTGGCCCACGGTGGTGCCTTCGGTGATGATCAGGCCGACCCCGGCCGCCGCACGGCGACGGTAGTACTCGATGACCTTGCTGTTCGGCACGCCGCCCGGCGAGAACGAGCGGGTCATGGGGGCCATGACCACGCGGGTCGGCAGTTCGAGGGCACCTAACTGGAACGGTTTGAACAGGGCTTGGACGGGCATCGGAAAGCTCCACGAAAACGTTGGCGACAGGCTCAAAGCCATATGACGGCGATAATATGCGTGACGCTGCCCGTGTGAAAGCATTATTGATCTGAGTGATTTGGACTCAAAAGGCAGGCAAAAAAAATCGCAGTCCGATGGCTGCGATTTTTGCGTATCAGGACAGCGCCTTTTCGATCGCGGCGATCACCGCCGGATCATCCGGCGCCGTACGCGGCGAGAACCGCGCCAGCACCCGGCCGTCCTTGCCGAGCAGGAACTTCTCGAAGTTCCAGGTGATGTCGCCGGGAAACTCGGCGCCCTCGCCCGCCAGCAAGCGGTAGAGCTGGTGCCGTTCGTGGCCGTTGACCTCAAGCTTGCTCGACAACGGGAAACTGACCCCGTAGTTCACGCTGCAGAACTCCTGGATCTCCTTTTCGGAGCCAGGCTCCTGGCCGGCGAACTGGTTGCACGGCAGGCCCAGCACGCTGAAGCCCTTGCCTTTGTACTGCTGATAAAGGTTTTCCAATGCCGCGTACTGTGGCGTCAACCCGCATTTGGAGGCGACGTTGACCACCAGCACGACTTGGCCCTTGAAGGGCGCCAGCGGTAGCTCCTGGCCATTCAGGGCTGTCAACTTAAGGTCGTGAAAAGCACTCATGACGGACTCCAGATTCCCGTGTTCCACTCGAAACAGCCCCCCGGCGAAAGCGCCGGGAACAGCCGCAGACCAAAAAGGCGCCCTCGGGCGCCTCTCCAGTCATCTGAGCTTAGCGCAGAAAATCAGTGGTGATGGCCACCTTCGCCATGGACGTGGCCATGGGCGATCTCTTCCTGGCTGGCGTCACGGATGGCGACGACCTTGACCTTGAAGTTCAGGCGCTGGCCGGCCAGCGGGTGGTTGCCGTCGACGGTGACGTCGTCGCCGTCCAGATCACGGATGGTGACGATCTGCATCTGGCCGTCCGGCGCCGAAGCGTGGAACTGCATGCCGACTTCCAGCTCGTCGACGCCTTCGAACATGCTGCGGCTCAGGGTGCTGACCAGTTCGGCCGAGTACTCGCCGTAGGCGTCTTCCGGCTCGACGGAAACGCTCAGTTCGTCACCGGTGCCTTTGCCTTCCAGGGCTTTTTCCAGGCCCGGGATGATGTTGCCTGCGCCATGCAGGTAAACCAGCGGTGCGCCGCCGGCGGAGCTGTCGATGACCTCACCAGCGTCGTTGGTCAGGGTATAGTCGATGGAGACAGCCTTGTTGGCGGCGATCAGCATGAGGCGGGACCTTTTGCATAAGAATGAAGAACGGACAAGTCTAAACAAGGATTTGCCCGAAAGCGAACACAACCCGGACAGACGGGAACAAACGCCCCCGGCGACGGTCACCGGCTTCCACCAGGACGAGGACGGCCACTGGGTCGCCGAGCTGTCCTGCGGGCATACCCAGCACCTGCGCCACCAGCCGCCCTGGCAGTCGCGGGCGTGGGTGCTGGATCCGGCGCAACGCCTTGAAAAAATAGGCCGGCCCTTCGCGTGCGGTTGGTGCGCGCAGGGCTCGGTTAGCGATAACCTTGGCGACTGAATTCAGGCAGATCGCACCAAGCCGCCGATCGCCATTGCCATGCACCCTTAGAGAATCCGCATGCAGACTTTTTTTATCGCGCCCACCGATTTCGGCGTGGGCCTGACCTCCATCAGCCTCGGGCTGGTGCGGACGCTGGAACGGGCCGGCCTGAAGGTCGGCTTCTTCAAACCGATCGCCCAGCCCCATCCCGGTGACACCGGCCCTGAGCGCTCCACGGAGCTGGTGGCCCGCACCCACGGCCTGAAACCGCCGCAGCCGCTGGGCCTGGCCCATGTCGAGCGGATGCTCGGCGACGGCCAGCTCGACGAACTGCTCGAAGAGATCATCACCCTTTATCAGCAGGCCGCCGTGGGCAAGGACGTACTGGTCGTCGAAGGCATGGTGCCGACCCGCAGCGCCAGCTACGCCGCACGGGTCAACCTGCACCTGGCCAAGAGCCTGGACGCCGAGGTGATCCTGGTCTCGGCGCCGGAAAACGAAGTGCTGACCGAACTGTCCGGCCGAGTGGAGCTGCAGGCGCAGCTGTTCGGCGGGCCGAAGGACCCGAAAGTCCTCGGGGTGATCCTCAACAAGGTCAAGACCGACGAGAGCATGGACGCCTTCGCCGCGCGCCTGAAGGAGCATTCGCCGTTGCTGCGCAGCGGCGATTTCCGCCTGCTCGGCTGCATCCCGTTCCAGCCCGAGCTCAACGCCCCGCGCACCCGCGACGTCGCTGACCTGATGGGCGCCCAGGTGCTCAACGCCGGCGACTACGAAACCCGGCGCATGACCAAGACCATCATCTGCGCGCGCACCATGCGCAACACCGTGGACCTGCTCAAGCCCGGCGTGCTGGTGGTGACCCCCGGCGACCGCGACGACATCATCCTGGCCGTCAGCCTCGCGGCCATCAACGGCGTGCCCCTGGCCGGCCTGCTGCTGACCAGCGACACCCTGCCCGACCCGCGCATCATGGAGCTGTGCCGCGGCGCCTTGCAGGCCGGCCTGCCGGTGCTGTCGGTGAGCACCGGCTCCTACGACACCGCCAACCTGCTCAACGGCCTGAACAAGGAAATCCCCGTCGACGACCGCGAGCGCGCCGAGATCATCACCGATTTCGTCGCCAGCCACCTCGACGCCAACTGGCTGCACCAGCGCTGCGGCACCCCGCGGGAGATGCGCCTGTCGCCGGCGGTGTTCCGCTACCAGTTGATCCAGCGGGCCCAGGTGGCCAACAAGCGCATCGTCCTGCCCGAAGGCAGCGAGCCGCTCACCGTGCAGGCCGCCGCGATCTGCCAGGAACGCGGCATCGCCCGTTGCGTGCTGCTGGCCAAGCCCGCCGACGTCGAGGCCGTGGCCCGCGCCCAAGGCATCGAACTGCCGCCGGGCCTGGAAATCCTTGACCCGGACCTGATCCGCGAACGCTACGTCGAACCGATGGTGGCCCTGCGCAAGAGCAAAAGCCTCAATGCGCCGATGGCCGAGCAGCAGCTGGAAGACACCGTGGTCATCGGCACCATGATGCTGGCGCTGGATGAGGTGGACGGCCTGGTGTCGGGCGTCATCAACACCACCGCCAACACCATCCGCCCGGCCCTGCAACTGATCAAGACCGCGCCGGGCTGCACCCTGGTGTCGTCGGTGTTCTTCATGCTGTTCCCCGAAGAGGTGCTGGTGTACGGCGACTGCGTGATGAACCCGCACCCGAGCGCCGCGGAGCTGGCCGAGATCGCCCTGCAGAGCGCCGACTCGGCGGCGGCCTTCGGCATCACGCCGCGGGTGGCGATGATCAGCTACTCCAGCGGCGAATCGGCCAGCGGCGAGGAAGTCGAAAAGGTGCGCGAAGCCACCCTGCTCGCCCACGAGCAGCAACGCACCCTGCTGATCGACGGCCCGTTGCAGTACGACGCCGCCGCCAACGAGACCGTGGCCCGGCAACTGGCGCCGAACAGCCAGGTGGCCGGCCGCGCCTCGGTGTTCGTGTTCCCCGACCTGAACACCGGCAACACCACCCACAAGGCCGTGCAGCGCAGCGCCGACTGCGTCAGCCTGGGCCCGATGCTGCAAGGCCTGCGCAAGCCGGTCAATGACCTGCCGCGCGGCGCCCAGGTCGATGACATCGTCTACACCATTGCCTTGACCGCGATCCAAGCCGCCAACCGACCCCTGGATATCTGACCCGATGCTGGCCTTTCTTCCCGCTCCCTTGCGCGGCGTCATCGCCGCGCTGCTGTTGGCGCTGAACACGATCCTGCTGTGCTCGTTCCTGTTTGTGGTGGCGCTGTTCAAGGTGCTGCCGTTCGCCTTCACCCAACGCCTGACCCGCTGGCTGATGAGCCACACCCATGAAGCCTGGGTCAGCCTCAACAAAGGCTGGATGAACCTGGTCTGCCGCACCCGCTGGCGCGTCAGCGGCCTGCAGGGCCTGGACTACCGGCACTCGTACCTGATCACCAGCAACCACCAGAGCTGGGTCGACATCCTGGCGCTGCAGTACGTGTTCAACCGGCGTATCCAGCCGCTGAAGTTCTTTCTCAAGCAGGAGCTGATCTGGGTGCCGGTGATCGGCCTGGCCTGGTGGACGCTGGGTTTTCCGTTCATGAAGCGCTATTCCAAGGCGTACCTGGAAAAGCACCCGGAGAAGAAAGGCAAGGACCTGGAGACCACCCGCAAGACCTGCGCGAAGTTCCGCGACAACCCGGTGGGCATCTTCAACTTCGTGGAAGGCACGCGCTTCACCGCCGCCAAGCATGCCCAGCAGCAGTCGCCGTTCAGGCACCTGCTCAAGCCCAAGGCCGGCGGCATCGCCTTCGTGCTCGATGCGATGGGGGAACAGCTGGAGTCGATCGTCAACGTGACCCTCCACTATCCGGGCGGACGCCCCGGCTTCGGCGACCTGTTGTGCGGCCGGGTCAAGGAAGTGGTGATGCATGTCGAGGAACTGAAGGTGCCGCCGCAATTCGTCGGCCGCAACTACGACCAGGACGGCGAGTACCGCCTGCAGTTCCAGGGCTGGATCAATCAGATGTGGCTGGACAAGGATGCGTTGCTGGAACAGTTGAGCCGCGAGTTTCCCGGGCGCCGCTGATCGGCGATGCATGGATCCCGTTCCTGCGGCGCCGTGACCGGCGCCATCGCCAGCAGGCTGGCTCCCACAGGGGATTCGGTTGAATGCAGAGCCAGCAGCCAACGCAACCCATGTGGGAGCCAGCCTGCTGGCGATGACGTCAGTCCAAGCCCCGCAGGGCTTGAGATCAGGACAGCCCAAACGAAAAGCCCGCCGATGATCGCTCACCGGCGGGCTTTTCGTTTCAGGCCAAGGCTCAGATCGCGCCGCGGCTGCGCAGCAGATCCAGTACGAGCTTGACGCCCTCCTCCAGCGACACGGACTGGGTATCGACCACCAGGTCGGCATCCAGCGGCACGTCGTACGGGAAGGATTCGCCCGGGATATTGTCGCCGCCCGCCGCGTACAGGCCCTGCGGATCACGCTCGGCGCAGGCGGTCGGCGAGGCCTGGACATAGACCGTCAGCAGACGCTCCTTGCCGATCAGGTCCTTCGCCTGCTCGCGCCCTTCGGCGCTCGGCGCGACGAACGCGGCCAGGGTCAGCAGGCCGGCTTCGTTGAACTGACGCGCCACATGGGCGGCACGGCGCCAATTCTCGGTGCGGCCGGCACGGTCCTGCGGCAAGCCCTTGTTCAGGTCATGGCGCAGGTTCTGACCGTCCAGCACGAACACCGCGCGGCCCATGTCGAACAGCTTGCGCTCGACCGCATAGGCCAAGGTGCTCTTGCCCGCGCCGGACAGGCCGCTGAACAGCACGGTGGCCGGCTGCTGGCCGAAGCGCTGGGCGCGCTCCTCGGTCGCTACATGGGCCAGCTTGCCGTGCTGCGTGGCGGTGCCGTGGCTCACCGGCTGGGCGACGATCATGCCGGCGCCGACGGTGCCGTTGGTCAAGCGGTCGATGACGATGAACGCGCCGGTGGTGCGGTTGCTGTCGTAACCGTCCAGGGCGATCGGCGCATCGAGGGCGATCTTCACCTTGCCGATCTCATTGAGCTGCAACGCGCTCGCCGAACCTTCCTCCAGCGTGTTCACGTCCACCTTGTGGACGATGCTGGCGATCGAGCCCGGCACATAGCTGGTGGCGCGCTTGATGTCGTACTTCTTGCCCGGCAGCATCGGCTCTTCGGCCATCCACACCAGCATCGCCTCGAAGCTGTCGGTGACCGGCGGCACGTTGTCGGCATGCACCAGCAGGTCGCCGCGGGAGATGTCGATCTCGTCTTCCATGGTCAGGGTCACGGCCTGGCCGGGACCTGCATGCTCCAGTTCGCCCTCGAAGGTGACGATGGATTTGACGCGGCTGCTCTTGCCCGACGGCAGCACCACGACTTCGTCGCCCTTGTGCACGATGCCGCTGGCCAGGGTGCCGGCGAAACCGCGGAAGTTCAGGTTCGGACGGTTGACGTACTGCACCGGGAAACGCAGGTCGGTGAAGTTGCGGTCGCCCGCCACTTCCACGGTCTCGAGGATTTCCATCAGCGACTGGCCGGTGTACCACGGCGAACGCTCGGAGCGGTTCACCACGTTGTCGCCCTTGAGCGCGGACATCGGCACGAAGTGCATGCTCGACGGCTTCATCTTCAGGCCTTCGGCGAACTGCAGGTAGTCGGCCTTGATCGACTCGAACACGCCCTGGTCGAAGTCCTTCAGGTCCATCTTGTTGACGGCGACGACGATGTGCTTGATGCCCAACAGGTTCGCGATGAAGCTGTGGCGGCGGGTCTGGGTCTGCACGCCGTAGCGGGCGTCGACCAGGATGATCGCCAGGTCGCAGGTGGACGCGCCGGTGGCCATGTTGCGGGTGTACTGCTCGTGGCCTGGGGTGTCGGCGATGATGAACTTGCGCTTGGCGGTGGAGAAGTAGCGGTAGGCGACATCGATGGTGATGCCCTGCTCGCGCTCGGCCTGCAGGCCGTCGACCAGCAGCGCCAGGTCGATGTCGTCACCGGTGGTGCCGACCTTCTTCGAGTCGCGGGTGATCGCTTCCAGGTGATCTTCGTAGATCATCTTGGAGTCGTGCAGCAGGCGCCCGATCAGGGTGCTCTTGCCGTCATCGACGTTGCCGCAGGTCAGAAAGCGCAGCAGCTCTTTGCGTTCGTGCTGGCCCAGGTAGGCGAGGATGTCCTCGCTGATCAAATCGGATTGGTGCGACATGGTTCGACCCTAATTAGAAATAGCCCTGACGTTTCTTGTCTTCCATCGAGCCTGCGCCATCGTGGTCGATGACTCGGCCCTGACGCTCGGAAGTCCGCGTCAGCAGCATTTCCTGAATGATGTCCGTCAGGCTTTCGGCCTCGGACTCCACCGCGCCCGTCAACGGGTAGCAGCCAAGGGTACGGAAACGCACTTTCTTCTTGACGATGCGAGCCTTCTCCTCGTCGCTCAGGTGTTCGAGGATACGGTCGTCGTCGATCATGATCAGCGTGCCGTTCTTCTCGATCACTTCGCGCTCGGCGGCGAAGTACAGCGGCACGATCGGGATGCCTTCGAGGTAGATGTACTGCCAGATGTCCAGCTCGGTCCAGTTCGACAGCGGGAACACGCGGATCGACTCGCCCTTGTTGACCTTGCCGTTGTAGACGTTCCACAACTCCGGACGCTGGTTCTTCGGGTCCCAGCGGTGCTTGCTGTCGCGGAACGAGTACACGCGCTCCTTGGCGCGGGATTTCTCTTCATCGCGGCGGGCGCCGCCGAAGGCCGCGTCGAAGCCGTGCTTGTCCAGCGCCTGCTTGAGGCCCTGGGTCTTCATGATATCGGTGTGCTTGGCGCTGCCGTGGGTGAACGGGTTGATGCCCTGCGCCACGCCTTCGGGGTTGACGTGGGTGATCAGGTCCAGGCCCATTTCCTCGACCATGCGGTCGCGGAACCTGTACATCTCCTGGAACTTCCATTGGGTGTCGACGTGCATCACCGGAAACGGCAGCTTGCCCGGGAAGAACGCCTTGCGTGCCAGGTGCAGCATCACGGCGGAATCTTTGCCGATGGAGTACAGCATCACCGGATTGTCGAACTCGGCGGCCACCTCGCGGATGATGTGGATGCTTTCCGCCTCCAGCTGTTTCAGATGCGTCAGTTTGTCGACCATGGCTACTCACGAAAGCTTTCTTATGAACGGCCAGCGGGCCGTGTTCGAGGGCCGAATCCTAGCACAGCGCCCTGCTTCTAATCAGGGCGCCAACTAGATCGAAAGGGCATATGAATATGCCCGTCGGTTCGGCCTGTCCGGCGCCTTCAGCGACGCTGTCGCCAGCAAGCTCCCCGGGTTTCAGATGGGGTTCGGGCAATCGATGAAAATGTGCTCCAGGGCGAACCGCCTGGCCAGGTACTCGCCCAGCGCCTGCACGCCGTAGCGTTCAGTGGCGTGGTGGCCGGCGGCGATGAAGCTGATGCCGTTCTCCCGGGCGCTGTGGAAGGTCTGTTCCGAGGCTTCGCCGCTGAGGAACAGGTCGACCCCGGCGGCGATGGCCTGGTCGATGTAGCCCTGGCCGCCGCCGGTGCACCAGCCGACCCGCCGGATCATCGCGCTGCCTTCGACCAAAAGCGGCTCGCGGCCCATGGCCTCTTGCACCCGCCGGGCGAAATCCCGCGGCGTCGCCGGCTCGCTGAGCGAGCCGACCAGGCCGACGACCTTCAGGTTGTCCGGATCCAGCGGCCCTTCGACGGTGATGTCCAGCTGGCGGGCCAACTGCACGTTGTTGCCGACGTCCGGATGCAGGTCCAGCGGCAGGTGGTAGGCCAACAGGCTGATGTCGTGCTTGAGCAAGGTCTTGAGGCGACGCTGCTTCATGCCGGTGACGCAGGGGTTCTCGCCCTTCCAGAAGTAGCCGTGGTGCACCAGCACCAGGTCCGCCCCGGCTTCGACGGCGGCGTCGAGCAGCGCCTGGCTGGCGGTGACGCCGCTGACGATGCGCATCACCTGCGGCCGGCCCTCGACCTGCAGGCCGTTGGGGCAGTAATCGGCGATTTTCGGACTGGCGAGGTAACGGTCGGCTTCCTCGACCAGGGTGCTCAGGGCGACGGCCATGAAAGACTCCTAAATATCCCGTTCAGAGGCGCGCGCGGCCTCGTATAATGCGCGACATTATGGGCGGTCCGACCCCGCCTGCAACTTTTCCAGGACGTGCTTAATGCTCAAGGCGCTGCGTTTTTTCGGCTGGCCGCTGTTGGCCGGCGTGCTTATCGCTCTGTTGATCATCCAGCGTTACCCGCAGTGGGTCGGGCTCCCGAGCCTCGACGTCAACCTGCAGCAAGCCCCGCAGACCACCAGCATCCAGCAGGGGCCGGTGACCTACGCCGACGCCGTGACCATCGCCGCGCCGTCGGTGGTCAACCTGTACACCACCAAAGTCATCGCCAAACCGGCCCATCCGCTGTTCGAAGACCCACAGTTCCGCCGCTTCTTCGGCGACAACTCGCCCAAGCAGAAGCGCATGGAGTCGAGCCTGGGCTCCGGCGTGATCATGAGCCCGGAAGGCTTCATCCTGACCAACAACCACGTCACCAGCGGCGCCGACCAGATCGTCGTGGCCCTCAAGGACGGCCGCGAGACCCTGGCCCGGGTCATCGGCAGCGACCCCGAGACTGACCTGGCGGTGCTCAAGATCGACCTGAAGAACCTGCCGGCGATCACCGTGGGCCGCTCCGACAACATCCGCATCGGCGACGTCGCCCTGGCCATCGGCAACCCGTTCGGCGTCGGCCAGACCGTGACCATGGGCATC from Pseudomonas ekonensis encodes the following:
- the cysZ gene encoding sulfate transporter CysZ, producing MPAPVLSGPQYLREGLKLVLSPGLRLFVLLPLAINLVLFVGLIYLAGHQFSLWVDSLMPSLPDWLGFLSYILWPLFVVLVALMVFFTFTMLANVIAAPFNGFLAEKVEVVVRGTDDFPAFSWGELIAMVPRTLAREMRKLGYFLPRAAGLFILSFIPVVNIVAAPLWLLFGVWMMAIQYIDYPADNHKLGWNEMLAWLRQKRWQSMSFGGVVYLALMIPLVNILMMPAAVAGATLFWVRERGAERLATPA
- a CDS encoding glycosyltransferase family 4 protein, translated to MAPADTGAMTTALHITLISETYPPEINGVANTLGRLCEGLRARGHRVELVRPRQGDDPQHSADDGVLLCRGWPLPGYPGLQWGQSSMHKLLRRWKRQRPDVLYIATEGPLGLSALRAARRLGIAVVSGFHTNFQQYTHQYGFSLLTRLLTHYLRWFHNRSALTLVPSVSQRLELERRHFDRLALLSRGVDSQLFHPAKRLDALRAQWGLGEQDIAVIYVGRLAAEKNLGLLGRSFERLRSTYPQRRAKLIVVGDGPLRNALEKQLPEAIFCGSQRGEALAAHYASGDIFLFPSLTETFGNVVLEALASGLGVVAYDQAAAAQHIRHGYNGVLAMPGDEEAFCEAAAWLLEERETLRSVRLNARQHASRQGWATIVEQFEGHLRGACAAEHAVPNAQTLP
- a CDS encoding NADH:flavin oxidoreductase; protein product: MPVQALFKPFQLGALELPTRVVMAPMTRSFSPGGVPNSKVIEYYRRRAAAGVGLIITEGTTVGHQASNGYPNVPHFYGEAALAGWKKVVDAVHAEGGKIVPQLWHVGNVRRLGTEPDASVPGYGPSQKLKDGQVVVHGMSKQDIQEVIAAFAQAAKDAQSIGMDGVEIHGAHGYLIDQFFWEGSNQRTDEYGGDLANRSRFAIELIRAVRAAVGEGFPIIFRFSQWKQQDYTARLVQTPEALGEFLKPLADAGVDIFHCSTRRFWEPEFEGSDLNLAGWTRQLTGKPTITVGSVGLDGEFLQFMVNTDKVAQPASLEKLLERLNNDEFDLVAVGRALLVDPDWAQKVREGREQEILPFSREALMTLV
- a CDS encoding glutathione peroxidase, translating into MSAFHDLKLTALNGQELPLAPFKGQVVLVVNVASKCGLTPQYAALENLYQQYKGKGFSVLGLPCNQFAGQEPGSEKEIQEFCSVNYGVSFPLSSKLEVNGHERHQLYRLLAGEGAEFPGDITWNFEKFLLGKDGRVLARFSPRTAPDDPAVIAAIEKALS
- a CDS encoding FKBP-type peptidyl-prolyl cis-trans isomerase; the protein is MLIAANKAVSIDYTLTNDAGEVIDSSAGGAPLVYLHGAGNIIPGLEKALEGKGTGDELSVSVEPEDAYGEYSAELVSTLSRSMFEGVDELEVGMQFHASAPDGQMQIVTIRDLDGDDVTVDGNHPLAGQRLNFKVKVVAIRDASQEEIAHGHVHGEGGHHH
- a CDS encoding DUF3565 domain-containing protein produces the protein MRRDLLHKNEERTSLNKDLPESEHNPDRREQTPPATVTGFHQDEDGHWVAELSCGHTQHLRHQPPWQSRAWVLDPAQRLEKIGRPFACGWCAQGSVSDNLGD
- the pta gene encoding phosphate acetyltransferase — its product is MQTFFIAPTDFGVGLTSISLGLVRTLERAGLKVGFFKPIAQPHPGDTGPERSTELVARTHGLKPPQPLGLAHVERMLGDGQLDELLEEIITLYQQAAVGKDVLVVEGMVPTRSASYAARVNLHLAKSLDAEVILVSAPENEVLTELSGRVELQAQLFGGPKDPKVLGVILNKVKTDESMDAFAARLKEHSPLLRSGDFRLLGCIPFQPELNAPRTRDVADLMGAQVLNAGDYETRRMTKTIICARTMRNTVDLLKPGVLVVTPGDRDDIILAVSLAAINGVPLAGLLLTSDTLPDPRIMELCRGALQAGLPVLSVSTGSYDTANLLNGLNKEIPVDDRERAEIITDFVASHLDANWLHQRCGTPREMRLSPAVFRYQLIQRAQVANKRIVLPEGSEPLTVQAAAICQERGIARCVLLAKPADVEAVARAQGIELPPGLEILDPDLIRERYVEPMVALRKSKSLNAPMAEQQLEDTVVIGTMMLALDEVDGLVSGVINTTANTIRPALQLIKTAPGCTLVSSVFFMLFPEEVLVYGDCVMNPHPSAAELAEIALQSADSAAAFGITPRVAMISYSSGESASGEEVEKVREATLLAHEQQRTLLIDGPLQYDAAANETVARQLAPNSQVAGRASVFVFPDLNTGNTTHKAVQRSADCVSLGPMLQGLRKPVNDLPRGAQVDDIVYTIALTAIQAANRPLDI
- a CDS encoding acyltransferase → MLAFLPAPLRGVIAALLLALNTILLCSFLFVVALFKVLPFAFTQRLTRWLMSHTHEAWVSLNKGWMNLVCRTRWRVSGLQGLDYRHSYLITSNHQSWVDILALQYVFNRRIQPLKFFLKQELIWVPVIGLAWWTLGFPFMKRYSKAYLEKHPEKKGKDLETTRKTCAKFRDNPVGIFNFVEGTRFTAAKHAQQQSPFRHLLKPKAGGIAFVLDAMGEQLESIVNVTLHYPGGRPGFGDLLCGRVKEVVMHVEELKVPPQFVGRNYDQDGEYRLQFQGWINQMWLDKDALLEQLSREFPGRR